One Desulfolucanica intricata genomic window carries:
- a CDS encoding type IV pilus twitching motility protein PilT, producing MHIEDIIRAAFELGVSDVHITVNSAPAFRLHGLLIPIDSPELAGKINIDLKKLTAEDTKGLARELMSGKQYEKFLDKGEIDFSCDLPELCRLRVNVYKQRNYISMAIRLINSEIPSFEKLGIPEVLISLVRKTRGLVLVTGPTGSGKSTTLAAMIDLINREKSCHIITLEDPIEYVHHHKKSVINQREIGIDTETFASALRAALREDPDVILVGEMRDPETIATAITAAETGHLVFATLHTSSASQTIDRIIDVFPPHQQQQIKIQLANTIQGIIAQQLIPRADKTGRVAAFEILLATPAIRNLIREGKTYQIISQIQTGSKFGMKTLDASLSELCRKGLISKEELLNRAADVENMKRLF from the coding sequence ATGCATATTGAGGATATTATTAGAGCAGCTTTTGAATTGGGGGTTTCTGACGTTCATATAACAGTTAACAGTGCGCCCGCTTTCAGACTGCACGGTTTACTGATACCAATAGACAGCCCTGAATTGGCCGGTAAGATAAATATAGATCTAAAGAAATTAACCGCCGAAGATACCAAGGGTTTGGCACGGGAATTAATGTCCGGCAAACAATATGAGAAGTTTTTAGATAAAGGAGAAATTGACTTTTCATGTGATTTACCCGAACTCTGTCGACTGAGGGTTAATGTTTATAAGCAGCGCAATTATATAAGTATGGCAATCCGATTAATTAATTCAGAAATTCCTTCTTTTGAGAAGCTGGGTATCCCTGAAGTTTTAATCAGTTTGGTACGTAAAACCAGGGGGCTGGTGCTCGTAACCGGGCCTACGGGGAGCGGTAAATCAACAACTTTAGCGGCGATGATAGATTTAATTAATCGGGAAAAAAGCTGTCATATCATTACTCTGGAGGATCCCATTGAGTACGTACACCATCATAAAAAAAGTGTCATAAACCAGCGTGAAATCGGTATCGATACAGAAACCTTTGCCAGTGCCCTAAGAGCAGCTCTGCGTGAAGATCCTGATGTTATTTTAGTAGGAGAAATGCGCGATCCGGAAACCATTGCGACTGCAATTACTGCGGCTGAGACCGGTCATCTGGTTTTTGCGACCTTACATACATCCAGTGCATCTCAAACCATTGACCGGATTATCGACGTTTTCCCGCCCCACCAGCAGCAGCAGATTAAGATTCAACTGGCCAATACTATTCAAGGTATTATAGCCCAACAACTTATTCCAAGAGCGGATAAGACCGGTAGAGTTGCTGCGTTTGAAATATTGTTAGCAACACCGGCCATTAGAAATTTAATTAGAGAAGGCAAAACTTATCAGATAATCAGTCAAATACAAACAGGGAGTAAGTTCGGGATGAAGACACTGGATGCGAGTCTTAGTGAGCTATGCAGAAAGGGCTTAATTAGTAAAGAAGAACTGCTAAATCGTGCTGCCGATGTTGAAAATATGAAAAGGCTATTTTAG
- a CDS encoding TrkH family potassium uptake protein translates to MNTRIIIRVVGFVLLFITTAMLPSLIMSLYYGEGYKAFLYSIIITGLLGAAAFLVPVKSKEIGYREGFLIANIVWVLAVIVGSLPFIISEVLTPVDALFESTSGFTTTGASVIADVESLPRGLSFWRSMMHWVGGMGILVLVIALIPSFRLAGMQLLKVELTGPTKSKIMPRVIQTIRELYKIYILLTVLAVIALKIAGLTWYDSFYHAFSVVATGGYSSKNAGVGAFNSFAVEMILVVFMLIASINFTLLFILKRGKIISVLKDSEVKAFLAIVTVAFSLIGYDLYFSHGESSFESFRYSIFQTASLITGTGFATADYNVWPPFSQAILLNLMLIGGCAGSTCGGIKVIRFLILFNNIKKYFLRIIHPEVVTAVRVGKRIFPEDVVQGVQVFFFFYLSILGTATLVISSLGVDFITSLTAVAASLGNVGPGLELVGPSGNYSLIPPPGKIILSLCMVVGRLEIFTVLVLFSYRFWK, encoded by the coding sequence TTGAATACTCGAATAATTATAAGAGTTGTAGGATTTGTTTTATTATTTATAACAACAGCTATGCTGCCTTCTTTGATAATGTCTTTATATTATGGTGAAGGTTATAAGGCTTTTTTATATTCAATAATTATAACCGGGCTATTGGGTGCTGCTGCTTTTTTGGTACCGGTTAAATCAAAGGAAATAGGTTACCGCGAAGGTTTTTTAATTGCTAATATAGTTTGGGTATTAGCCGTTATTGTTGGTTCTTTACCGTTCATCATTTCAGAAGTGCTCACCCCTGTAGATGCATTATTTGAAAGTACCTCCGGTTTTACAACTACCGGCGCTTCCGTTATTGCCGACGTAGAAAGCCTACCACGAGGACTTTCTTTCTGGCGGAGTATGATGCACTGGGTTGGCGGAATGGGTATTTTAGTTTTGGTAATTGCATTAATTCCTTCCTTCAGGCTTGCCGGAATGCAGTTATTAAAGGTAGAATTAACAGGTCCTACAAAAAGTAAGATTATGCCAAGGGTAATTCAAACTATCAGGGAGCTATATAAGATTTACATATTACTTACTGTCTTAGCTGTTATAGCTCTTAAAATTGCCGGTTTAACCTGGTATGATTCTTTCTATCATGCATTCAGTGTAGTGGCTACCGGAGGTTATTCAAGCAAGAATGCCGGTGTGGGGGCTTTTAACAGTTTTGCGGTAGAAATGATCCTGGTTGTTTTTATGCTTATTGCCAGTATTAATTTTACCTTGCTCTTTATATTGAAGAGGGGAAAAATAATTTCTGTTCTAAAAGATAGTGAAGTTAAAGCTTTTCTAGCTATAGTAACTGTTGCCTTTAGTCTTATAGGATATGATTTATATTTCTCTCACGGGGAATCTTCTTTTGAGTCTTTTAGGTATTCCATTTTTCAAACGGCATCCCTTATAACCGGAACGGGTTTTGCGACAGCCGATTATAATGTCTGGCCCCCCTTTAGTCAAGCTATTTTATTAAATTTAATGTTAATCGGTGGGTGTGCGGGGTCTACCTGCGGGGGAATAAAAGTTATCAGGTTTTTGATATTATTTAACAATATAAAAAAGTATTTTTTACGAATAATTCATCCTGAAGTCGTAACTGCAGTGCGGGTAGGAAAGAGAATCTTTCCGGAGGATGTTGTTCAAGGTGTACAGGTGTTTTTCTTTTTCTATTTATCTATATTGGGTACAGCAACACTGGTGATTTCTTCCCTGGGAGTTGATTTTATTACCTCCTTAACAGCTGTTGCAGCTTCTTTGGGAAATGTAGGACCCGGGTTGGAGCTAGTAGGGCCGAGCGGTAATTATTCTCTAATACCTCCTCCGGGTAAAATAATTTTATCTCTTTGTATGGTTGTAGGTCGCCTTGAGATTTTTACAGTATTAGTGCTTTTCAGTTATCGTTTTTGGAAATAG
- a CDS encoding sensor domain-containing diguanylate cyclase — MLESAPNMIWRSDQSGKCDYFNRTWLEFRGKTLEEESGDGWTKGIHPEDTDYCLGIYLESFHKRKPFKMVYRLMRYDGRWRWIEDTGVPYYDNAGNFLGYIGSCIDVTERVEGERLKDIALKDGLTGTLNRSYFEQLLNHEFNKAKQYKTKLSLIMLDIDNFKSINDRYGHLVGDESLKILGEVIRSNVRKDDMVGRYGGDEILIMLPGTGIDEAFNIAERIRLECQKSTVTTAQANISLSSSIGVVEFTAEDNFGDLIEKADKAMYFSKKSGGNISSKFSGDL, encoded by the coding sequence ATTCTTGAATCAGCACCAAATATGATTTGGCGATCCGATCAAAGTGGTAAATGCGACTATTTCAATAGGACATGGCTGGAATTTAGGGGTAAGACTTTGGAAGAAGAGTCAGGTGATGGCTGGACAAAAGGAATTCACCCGGAAGATACTGACTATTGTTTAGGGATTTATTTAGAATCGTTTCATAAACGGAAGCCTTTTAAAATGGTATACCGTCTAATGCGTTATGACGGCCGGTGGCGTTGGATTGAAGACACAGGGGTGCCATATTATGATAACGCCGGCAATTTTTTAGGCTATATCGGCAGCTGCATCGATGTAACAGAAAGAGTGGAAGGTGAACGGCTTAAAGATATAGCTCTAAAAGACGGTTTAACCGGAACATTAAACCGTTCATACTTTGAACAATTGTTAAACCATGAGTTTAATAAAGCTAAACAGTACAAAACAAAATTATCACTTATAATGTTGGACATTGACAATTTTAAAAGCATTAACGATCGGTATGGCCACTTGGTTGGAGATGAATCGCTGAAGATTTTGGGAGAAGTTATACGTAGTAATGTTCGTAAAGATGATATGGTTGGTCGCTATGGAGGTGATGAAATTTTAATTATGCTTCCGGGAACCGGCATAGATGAAGCCTTTAACATAGCTGAGAGAATTCGCCTGGAATGTCAAAAGAGTACAGTAACTACTGCCCAGGCTAATATTAGTTTATCCTCCAGTATTGGCGTTGTAGAGTTTACTGCGGAAGATAATTTCGGCGATTTAATAGAAAAAGCTGACAAGGCCATGTATTTTTCAAAGAAATCCGGTGGCAATATAAGTAGTAAATTTTCAGGGGATCTCTAA
- a CDS encoding HD domain-containing phosphohydrolase yields the protein MERLYELITSHEDWLLDRVLDYAKKHNYVKYTSTLREAWRMSIAGLSERILAVLRDNTQLLELGPDTDYNRDVIASYGILQARKHRERGVELGMFFGLLKYYRQSYVDLVLQAGLEQDCEKHYCLLIGSFFDRLEVGLCAEWGKVSQDSLIRELQTGNRAMTNEKNKFLTVYESLPNPVILLDSQNRVDIMNLAAAELFQDYCTPGVCYYGPGSDIETIPWLANELAVFSGSNEQEAILEKKIDTRRGTFYFEIKLKQMLDISEKFTGTVVILNDITKRKKAEEAAEHINEELNQIFNTAAGGMRVIDKNFNVLRINDTFANLAGLSPEEAAGKKCYEMFRGSFCHTPDCPLARIISGDERVEYDMEKERRDGVKIPCIVTATPFLAPSGELLGIVEDIRDISERKQAEDRIRRNAERAETLAQISQELSVVGLEYEAVLDTVVQKVAGLIGDACVVNMLSDDGQWLKPVAFYHPNPRALDLLRNILTGPALRADEEPFNRVILTGRQLLIQGVSVRNSGVFAGPEFSPYLDEVGLQSILIAPLRVKGGVIGTLVVARDKHGQPYNTEEQSFLQNLADRIALTITNARLYEKARRRLKQVHALRKIDMAIAANLKMNAIFEVILDQVVAQLDVDAADILQLHKDTQTLEYAAGRGFRGKSIEQSRLRLGEGYASQVILENRIIHIPNLAEVRSTFLRTPLLEGEDFITYIGVPLVAKGEVMGLLEIYHRAPLDPDTEWLEYLETLAGQASIAIDNAALFSELQRSNDELKQAYDATIRGWAYALDLRDKETEGHSQRVTEMTLRLARAIGMSEEELVYVRWGALLHDIGKMGVPDHILLKPGSLTEEEWAIMKRHPEYAYEMLIPISYLQPALNIPYCHHEKWDGTGYPRGLKGEEIPLEARIFAIVDVWDALCSDRPYRPAMPENKAFDYIRGQAGKHFDPKVVELFLGLMSKKNGSV from the coding sequence ATGGAACGACTATATGAGCTTATTACAAGTCATGAGGACTGGCTATTAGACCGTGTTCTTGATTATGCAAAGAAGCATAACTACGTAAAATATACCTCAACACTTAGAGAAGCCTGGCGCATGTCAATCGCCGGTTTATCCGAAAGGATCCTGGCGGTATTGCGGGATAATACTCAACTTTTGGAGCTGGGGCCGGATACTGATTATAACCGGGATGTAATTGCATCCTACGGTATCCTGCAGGCAAGGAAACACCGTGAGCGCGGGGTTGAGCTGGGTATGTTTTTCGGGTTATTGAAATATTACCGGCAGAGCTATGTCGATCTTGTTTTACAAGCAGGTTTGGAGCAGGATTGCGAAAAACATTACTGTTTATTAATCGGTAGTTTCTTTGATCGACTCGAGGTTGGGTTATGTGCGGAATGGGGCAAGGTAAGCCAAGACAGTCTTATAAGGGAATTACAAACCGGCAACCGGGCTATGACCAATGAAAAAAACAAGTTCCTGACTGTTTATGAGAGCCTGCCCAATCCCGTTATTCTTTTGGATTCCCAAAACCGTGTTGATATCATGAACCTTGCTGCAGCGGAACTGTTTCAGGATTATTGTACCCCGGGAGTGTGTTATTATGGTCCGGGATCGGATATAGAAACTATACCCTGGCTGGCTAACGAGTTAGCCGTTTTTAGTGGAAGCAATGAACAGGAAGCTATTTTGGAGAAGAAAATTGATACCAGGCGGGGGACCTTTTATTTTGAGATTAAACTAAAACAAATGCTTGACATCAGTGAAAAGTTCACCGGTACGGTCGTTATCCTAAATGACATCACTAAGCGCAAAAAAGCTGAGGAGGCAGCTGAACATATCAATGAGGAATTAAATCAAATATTCAATACCGCGGCCGGCGGGATGCGTGTTATTGACAAAAACTTTAATGTGCTCCGAATTAATGATACATTTGCGAATTTGGCAGGCCTGAGCCCCGAAGAAGCCGCAGGTAAAAAGTGTTACGAAATGTTTAGGGGAAGCTTTTGTCATACCCCTGATTGCCCCCTGGCCCGAATTATCAGCGGCGATGAACGCGTGGAATATGATATGGAAAAAGAACGACGCGACGGAGTTAAAATTCCATGCATTGTGACGGCAACTCCGTTTTTGGCACCAAGTGGGGAACTGCTTGGTATAGTTGAAGATATTAGGGATATCAGCGAGCGCAAGCAGGCTGAAGACCGCATTCGCCGCAATGCTGAGCGAGCTGAGACATTGGCTCAAATTTCCCAAGAGCTTTCCGTTGTCGGGCTGGAATATGAGGCTGTATTGGATACAGTTGTACAGAAGGTAGCAGGGTTGATTGGCGATGCCTGCGTAGTCAATATGCTGTCTGACGACGGGCAGTGGCTTAAGCCTGTTGCCTTTTATCACCCCAACCCGCGGGCGCTGGACCTACTGCGTAATATATTGACCGGGCCGGCATTGCGCGCGGATGAAGAACCGTTCAACCGCGTTATACTAACGGGGCGGCAGCTGCTTATTCAGGGTGTATCTGTTAGAAATTCAGGGGTATTTGCCGGGCCGGAATTCAGTCCGTACTTAGATGAAGTCGGGTTGCAAAGCATATTGATCGCGCCGCTGCGCGTGAAGGGGGGTGTTATTGGTACACTGGTTGTTGCACGCGATAAGCATGGACAACCTTATAATACTGAAGAACAAAGTTTTTTACAAAATTTGGCTGATCGTATTGCCCTTACCATTACCAATGCCCGGCTGTACGAAAAAGCCAGGAGACGCCTTAAACAGGTTCATGCCCTGCGCAAAATTGATATGGCAATTGCTGCCAACTTAAAAATGAATGCAATTTTTGAGGTCATATTGGACCAGGTAGTAGCTCAACTTGATGTTGACGCCGCCGATATTTTACAGCTTCACAAGGATACCCAAACTCTGGAATATGCGGCCGGCCGGGGATTCCGAGGTAAAAGCATTGAACAATCACGCCTGCGCCTGGGTGAGGGATATGCCAGTCAAGTCATATTGGAAAACCGGATCATACATATTCCCAATCTTGCTGAGGTGAGGAGCACTTTTTTGCGCACGCCACTGCTGGAGGGTGAAGATTTTATTACCTATATAGGTGTGCCGCTTGTAGCTAAAGGGGAGGTAATGGGTCTGCTGGAAATTTATCACCGCGCTCCGCTGGATCCCGATACGGAATGGCTGGAATATTTAGAGACTCTGGCGGGCCAGGCGTCCATAGCTATAGATAACGCCGCACTTTTCAGCGAACTTCAGCGCTCCAACGATGAACTCAAACAGGCTTATGATGCTACCATCAGAGGTTGGGCCTACGCTTTAGACCTGCGGGATAAAGAAACCGAGGGCCATTCCCAGCGCGTTACTGAAATGACTTTACGTCTGGCGCGCGCCATAGGGATGAGTGAGGAGGAGTTGGTTTATGTGCGCTGGGGCGCGCTGCTGCATGACATTGGAAAGATGGGTGTTCCGGATCATATTTTACTGAAGCCCGGCTCGCTGACAGAAGAAGAGTGGGCAATTATGAAGCGGCACCCGGAATATGCTTACGAAATGCTGATTCCCATAAGTTATTTACAGCCGGCGCTGAATATCCCCTATTGCCATCATGAAAAGTGGGACGGCACAGGCTACCCGCGCGGGTTAAAGGGAGAGGAGATCCCGCTGGAAGCGCGTATTTTCGCCATAGTTGACGTGTGGGATGCGCTGTGTTCAGATCGACCTTATCGCCCCGCGATGCCTGAAAATAAGGCATTCGATTACATCCGCGGGCAGGCCGGTAAACACTTCGATCCAAAGGTGGTGGAATTGTTTTTGGGGCTGATGAGCAAAAAAAACGGAAGCGTATGA